DNA from Paraburkholderia largidicola:
GTTTGGTCTCGGCGACATGGCGAAAGTCGTATTCCTGTCGCTGGCCGCGCTGCTGCCCGTCGCCGCGCATACCTGCGACGGCATCCACGCCGTGTCGCCGCGCTATGTCGAAGTCGCGCGCGCGTTTCGCTATTCGCGCCTGCAAATGGCCCGCTTCGTAATCCTGCCCGCCGCGCTGCCGTCGATCTTCACGGGTATCTATCTCGCGCTGATCTACTCGTGGCTCGCGACGCTCGGCGCCGAATACCTGCTCGTCGCGGGCAGCGGGATCGGCAACACCCTCATCGACGGCAGCGAGCAGTTCAGGATGGATCTGGTGCTGTTCGGCATCATCGTCGTGGGCGTGACGGGCTGGGTGCTCAACGCGCTCGCACGCGGCGTCGAACGGCGTGTGCTCGCGCGGCGCACCGGCGTGTCGCGCGAACGCGCCGCTCCATGACATCGACATCGAGGAAACCGCACATGACGACGACCACCGTCTCCGAAGGCATCCGCATCCGCAACGTCAGCAAACGCTATGCGCAGCAGGACGAAGCGAACGGCACCTTGCTCGTGCTCGACGATATCTCGCTCGATATCGCGCAGGGCGAATTCGTCAGCGTGCTCGGCGCGAGCGGTTGCGGCAAGTCGACGCTGCTGAGGCTCGTCGCGGGACTCGACAGCGACTATCGCGGCGAGATCCGTGTCGACGGCGAGCGCGTGCGCGACACGTCGCTCGAACGCGGCATCGTGTTTCAGGATCACCGGCTGTTTCCGTGGCTCACGGCTTCGCAGAACATTCTTGCCGCGTTGCGCAACGCGCCGCTTTCGACGCAGCAAAAGCGCGAAGCGGTTGCCGAGCACGTTGCGCTCGTCGGTTTGGAAGGCTTCGAGCACGCGTATCCGCATCAGTTGTCCGGCGGCATGGCGCAGCGCGTCGCGATTGCCCGAGGACTCGTGAACCGGCCGCGCGTGCTGTTGCTCGACGAACCGTTCGGCGCACTCGATGCGCTGACGCGCGGCCGTCTGCAAAACGAATTGCAGCGCATCTGGCAGCACGAACGGATCACGATGATTCTCGTCACGCACGACGTCGACGAAGCGATCTATCTGGGCGACCGCGTGGTGACGATGGCGCCGCGCCCAGGCCGCGTAAAGCGTATCGCGCATGTCGATCTGCCGCGCCCGCGCGAGCGCAGCGATGCCCGCTTCGTACGGCTGCGCGAGCAGATCCTCGCCGATTTCAGCGACCAGCCCGCGCCCGCGGATCACACCACGCCTGGCAGCGGTCTGCGTGCCAACGCGCACGAGCCACGCATCACCGAATGGCGCCTGGCGTGGTGAAGCCCGAGTTCTTTCGACGTCGATCAAGGAAACTACAGTGAGCGAAGCACGACACCACCCAAGACAGATCAGCCTCGGCGCCTTCCTGATGGAAACGGGACATCACATCGCCGCATGGCGTCACCCCGACACGCACGCGACGGGCGGCCTCGACTTCGCGCACTACGCGCAGCTCGCGCAGATCGCCGAGCGCGCCAAGTTCGACGCAATCTTCTTCGCCGACAGCGTCAGCGTGCGCGACACGCATTTGCCTTCGCTGTCGCGCACGGCACGCGCCGATCACTTCGAGCCGTTGACGTTGCTGTCCGCGCTGTCCGTCGTGACTTCGCATATCGGCCTCGTCGCCACGGTTTCCACGACGTTCAACGAACCGTACAACGTCGCGCGCAAGTTTGCGTCGCTCGATCATCTGAGCGGTGGCCGCTCTGGCTGGAATCTCGTCACGTCGAGCACGGAAACGGAGGCGCACAATTTCGGCTTCGACAGGCATCCCGATCACGCGCTGCGCTACGAGCGCGCGAAAGAATTCCACGACGTGGTGACGGGCCTGTGGGATAGCTGGGACGACGACGCGTTTCTGCGCGACAAGGCGAGCGGCGTCTACTTCGATCCCGACAAGGTGCACGTGCTCGATTATCGCGGCAAGCATTTCAAGGTGCGCGGGCCGTTGAATGTCGCGCGCTCGCCGCAAGGGCGCCCCGTCGTGATTCAGGCGGGCGCCTCCGATGCGGGCAAGGACCTCGCGGCGCAAACGGCCGAAGTGATCTTCGTCGCGCATCAGACGCTCGACGAAGCGAAGCATTTCTATCGCGACGTGAAAAGCCGGCTTGCGCGCTATGGACGCCGGCCTGAGCATCTGAAGATCATGCCCGGCATTTTCCCCGTGATAGGCAGGACGCAGCAGGAAGCGCAAGACAAGTTCGACGCGTTGCAGAACCTGATTCATCCGACGGTCGGATTGCAGTTGCTGTCGAACATGTCGGGTGGCGTCGATCTGTCGAAGTACGACGTCGACGGGCCTGTGCCTGAATTGCCGGAAACCAATGGCGGCAAGAGCCGTCAGCGACTGCTGCTCGACCTCGCGCGCCGCGACAACCTGACGATACGCCAGCTATATCTGCGCATCGCGGGCGCGCGCGGGCATCAGCAGGTGATCGGCACGCCGCAAAGCATCGCGGACCAGTTGCAGCAATGGTTCGAAGAGGAAGGCGCCGACGGCTTCAACATCATGTCGCCGTGGCTGCCGGGCGGGCTGAGCGAGTTCGCCGAACTGGTGGTGCCGGAGTTGCAGCGCCGCGGACTGTTTCGCACCGAATACGCGGGCCGCACGCTGCGCGATCATCTGGGACTGCCGCGCCCGGAGAATCAGTTCTCCACGCAGGCACAATCCGCGCAGGTTGCGCAGACGGCCTGACCGGTTGATCCACTCGCGACGGGGCGAAGCGGCTACAGACGCCCCGGTCGCGGATCAGCCACGAAGCCATCGCGATTGGGCATGCGAACCGACGCCAGCGAATGCGCATCGAGACGCGCGTCGTCGGGCACGATGCCGTTCTGGTTCAGAATCCACGCGCTCACCGCATAGACCTCATCGGCGCTGAGCGATTGCGGCGCGTTGTACGGCATCGCACGGCGGATGTAGTCGAAGAGCGTCGTCGCGTACGGCCAGTAGCTGCCTACGGTGCGCTTCGGATTCGCAGACGCAAGCGTGCCGCGTCCGCCAATCAGTTGATCGCCGATCAGCCCTTCTCCCTTCGCGCCGTGGCACGCGGCGCATTTGGCCGCGAAGACCTTGCCGCCCATCGCGACGTCGCCGCTGCCGGCGGGCAATCCGTGGCCATCGGGCGCGACGTCGATGTTCCATGCGGCGATGTCGGCATCGCTGACGGGCGTGCCGATCGCATCGGCGGATTTGCGCAGATCGGCATGCAACGCGGTCAACGAAGTCGAGCACGCAGCAAGCGACACGCAAAGCAAAGACGCCCGAAAAATGGACTTAAGCATTTTTCACGCTTCCATCGGCGCCGATGCGCCACTGGTGAATGCCGTTGTAGTGATAGGTCGAGTTCAGTCCGCGCGCCTGCACGAGTGCCTCGCGCGTCGGCTGCACATAACCGGTCGAATCCGTGGCGCGCGACAGAATCGCTGCTGGTTCGCCGTTCCAGACCCAGCCCGACTGAAAGCGCGTCAATGCGCGATCGCGCGGCGTGTCGTCGAGCGTCGCGTCCTGCCAGGTCTTTCCGCCATCCGTCGAGACTTCGACCCGGCGAATCGCGCCGCGCCCCGACCACGCGATACCGACAATCGGATAAAAGCCGTGCACCGTCAGCTTTTGCCCCGACGACGGCCGCGTAATCACCGACTTCGCGTCCATCTCGAACACGAACTGCCGCGCGCTTCCATCCGGCAGCAGCCCCGTGTATTTCGATGTTTCCTCGCGCGTTTCCAGCGGCGCATCGACGATCTTCAGACGCCGCAGCCACTTCACGTTCGTATTGCCTTCGAAGCCCGGCACGAGCAGCCGCAACGGATAACCGTTCTCGGGCCGCAGACGTTCGCCGTTTTGCGCATAGACGACGAGCGCGCGGTCGAGAATGCGGTCGAGCGGCAGGCTGCGCGTCATCGCGGCGGCATCCGCGCCTTCAGCGAGCAGCCATTTCGGCGCACGTCCGTCCGTCGCTGCCGCAAGTCCGCCCGTCGCTTCGAGCAAGGTCGACAGACGCACGCCCGTCCATTCGCAACAGGACAGCAGCCCGTGCGTGATCTGCACAGGCAGGCCGCTCGGGCCTTTCCATTCGCTCCCCGTGTTGCCCGAGCATTCCAGGAAATGAATCCGCGACTCCGACGGCAGACGCAGCAGATCGTCCATCGTGAAGAGCTTCGGCTCGCGCACGAAGCCATGCACGACGAGCCGGTGTGCGTCGGGATCGATATCCGGCACGCCGGAATGATGACGCTCGTACACGAGCCCGTTCGGCGTGATCGTGCCGTGCAGGTCCGCGAGCGGCGTGAGCGACGAGGCCGCGCCCGGCATCGGCCAGGCGCGCGCCGCGCGGCGCACCACGTTCGCCTCGCGCGGCGACGGTTGGCCGTATGGATGGTCGAGAATCGGCGCGCCAGGCGTTTGCGTCCACGGATCGACGTTCAGCGGGCGCAGCAGCGTTGCGGCCTTCACGCCGGGCGCGGCCAGCGCGGACAGCGCCAGCCCGCCGAGCATCCGGCGACGGGTTCTGGATTCAGGAATCGGCGGATTGGACATGAGGGAACCGGGTGATGTGGGGCTGTGCATCGGGCTTGTTGCGACGCTGTGCGCCACCCAGCAGGCGCGTCGCGAAGAATTGCAGCGCCGAACACAGCAGCAGATAAACCAGACCGACGAACAGGAAGATCTGCACGGGATAGACCATCAGCCGGTTATTGATCTGGTTGGCGAGAAACGTGAACTCGGGCACGCCGACGATATACGCCAGCGACGTGTCCTTGATCAGCGACACCCACTGGTTCACGAACGACGGCGTCATGATGCGAACGGCCTGCGGCAACAGCACATAGCGCAACGCCTGCCAGCGCGTGAGACCTAGCGACAACGCCGCCTGCTCCTGCCCCGCGCGCACGGCGGCAATGCCCGCCTGCACCGAATGCGACAGATACGCGCCGCCGATCAGCGCCAGCGCGCAAACAACGGTTGCGAGTCCCGGCACGTCGATGTGCAGCAGCATCGGCATCAGGAAGAACGTCCAGAAGATCAGCATCAGGACGGGAATCGCGCGGAAAAAGCCGACGACGGCCGTGAGCACCAGATGCGCCGCGCCACGCGTCATCGACAGTGCAACGCCGCCCGCGAATCCGATCAAAGCTGATAACAGCGCCGACACAATCGACATCACCAGCGTCAACGCCGCCCCGCCGAGCGGGCCATTCGGGAACGTGCCGAGCAGCAGATAACGCAACGTCGGCAACCAGTCGATTGCGCTCATGCGTTGCCTCGCTGCCACGCGTGTGCGCTACGGCGCTTCCAGAGAATCAGCCCGACTTCGATCGCCGCGATGGTCGCGATATAGAGGACAGTCGCCGCGCCGAATGCCTGGAAGGTCTTGAACGTTTCCGTATCGACCTGCCGCGACGTGTATGACAGTTCCGCGAGACCGATCGCCATCGTCAGCGACGAGTTCTTCACGATGTTCATGTATTGCCCCGCAAGCGGCGGCGTTGCAATGCGGATCGCCTGCGGCAGGATCACGTAGCGAAACGT
Protein-coding regions in this window:
- a CDS encoding ABC transporter ATP-binding protein codes for the protein MTTTTVSEGIRIRNVSKRYAQQDEANGTLLVLDDISLDIAQGEFVSVLGASGCGKSTLLRLVAGLDSDYRGEIRVDGERVRDTSLERGIVFQDHRLFPWLTASQNILAALRNAPLSTQQKREAVAEHVALVGLEGFEHAYPHQLSGGMAQRVAIARGLVNRPRVLLLDEPFGALDALTRGRLQNELQRIWQHERITMILVTHDVDEAIYLGDRVVTMAPRPGRVKRIAHVDLPRPRERSDARFVRLREQILADFSDQPAPADHTTPGSGLRANAHEPRITEWRLAW
- a CDS encoding LLM class flavin-dependent oxidoreductase, whose protein sequence is METGHHIAAWRHPDTHATGGLDFAHYAQLAQIAERAKFDAIFFADSVSVRDTHLPSLSRTARADHFEPLTLLSALSVVTSHIGLVATVSTTFNEPYNVARKFASLDHLSGGRSGWNLVTSSTETEAHNFGFDRHPDHALRYERAKEFHDVVTGLWDSWDDDAFLRDKASGVYFDPDKVHVLDYRGKHFKVRGPLNVARSPQGRPVVIQAGASDAGKDLAAQTAEVIFVAHQTLDEAKHFYRDVKSRLARYGRRPEHLKIMPGIFPVIGRTQQEAQDKFDALQNLIHPTVGLQLLSNMSGGVDLSKYDVDGPVPELPETNGGKSRQRLLLDLARRDNLTIRQLYLRIAGARGHQQVIGTPQSIADQLQQWFEEEGADGFNIMSPWLPGGLSEFAELVVPELQRRGLFRTEYAGRTLRDHLGLPRPENQFSTQAQSAQVAQTA
- a CDS encoding c-type cytochrome — encoded protein: MLKSIFRASLLCVSLAACSTSLTALHADLRKSADAIGTPVSDADIAAWNIDVAPDGHGLPAGSGDVAMGGKVFAAKCAACHGAKGEGLIGDQLIGGRGTLASANPKRTVGSYWPYATTLFDYIRRAMPYNAPQSLSADEVYAVSAWILNQNGIVPDDARLDAHSLASVRMPNRDGFVADPRPGRL
- the soxC gene encoding sulfite dehydrogenase, producing the protein MSNPPIPESRTRRRMLGGLALSALAAPGVKAATLLRPLNVDPWTQTPGAPILDHPYGQPSPREANVVRRAARAWPMPGAASSLTPLADLHGTITPNGLVYERHHSGVPDIDPDAHRLVVHGFVREPKLFTMDDLLRLPSESRIHFLECSGNTGSEWKGPSGLPVQITHGLLSCCEWTGVRLSTLLEATGGLAAATDGRAPKWLLAEGADAAAMTRSLPLDRILDRALVVYAQNGERLRPENGYPLRLLVPGFEGNTNVKWLRRLKIVDAPLETREETSKYTGLLPDGSARQFVFEMDAKSVITRPSSGQKLTVHGFYPIVGIAWSGRGAIRRVEVSTDGGKTWQDATLDDTPRDRALTRFQSGWVWNGEPAAILSRATDSTGYVQPTREALVQARGLNSTYHYNGIHQWRIGADGSVKNA
- a CDS encoding amino acid ABC transporter permease; this encodes MSAIDWLPTLRYLLLGTFPNGPLGGAALTLVMSIVSALLSALIGFAGGVALSMTRGAAHLVLTAVVGFFRAIPVLMLIFWTFFLMPMLLHIDVPGLATVVCALALIGGAYLSHSVQAGIAAVRAGQEQAALSLGLTRWQALRYVLLPQAVRIMTPSFVNQWVSLIKDTSLAYIVGVPEFTFLANQINNRLMVYPVQIFLFVGLVYLLLCSALQFFATRLLGGAQRRNKPDAQPHITRFPHVQSADS